The sequence AACTTATAATAAAGACTGTTAACAGTATCAAATATCTAAACATTTTTCACACCTTTTATAGCTTTTCGGCAATTTTTTTTAAATGTTTAATCGTGATATATAGGTTCAATAAAAAATGGATTTTCTTCTTTTTTACTGTTTAAACAGTAAAAACCACCATCTACAGCTAAAGAGGTAAGTAGTTTTGTAGATCCTTCTATATCCAGATTTTTAGTTATAACTAATGTATTTTTTAAAGTCTTTATATATTCTTTAAATTCTTCAAAGGTTTTTATGTAGTAATTTTCTTGACCTTTTAGTTTATAAGCTACCCTTGATTTTCCAATGTTTATAACAGCTACAACATTTCCACAAAAATGTCTGTATTTGTATATTATAACGTCTAAGGTTTGATAAGTATATACTGGAATGTTCAAAGCGTAAGAAAGTGTCTTGGCTGTAATTACTCCTACTCTAAGGCCTGTATTAGACCCTAAGCCTATGTTAACCATTACTCCTTTAAGAT comes from Sulfurihydrogenibium subterraneum DSM 15120 and encodes:
- the tsaB gene encoding tRNA (adenosine(37)-N6)-threonylcarbamoyltransferase complex dimerization subunit type 1 TsaB translates to MYLSIDTFSDNFGIAVIDEEKVYGYVDYLKPKPFSEILIVEIDNLFKTLQIEKQNLKGVMVNIGLGSNTGLRVGVITAKTLSYALNIPVYTYQTLDVIIYKYRHFCGNVVAVINIGKSRVAYKLKGQENYYIKTFEEFKEYIKTLKNTLVITKNLDIEGSTKLLTSLAVDGGFYCLNSKKEENPFFIEPIYHD